A stretch of DNA from Arthrobacter globiformis:
CCCTGCCGGCCGACGGGCCCAGGCTGTCGGACCTCGTGGTCAAGGATCTCCTCCGGCGGACGCCGGAGGAACAGGACGCGCTTAAGGTGATCGCCCTGGCGGAGCCGGTGTCCCGGGGCCTGGTCGAGGACGTCTGCGGTGCCGGCATCGTGCGTTCCCTGCTGGACAACCAGGTGGTGAGCGAGTCGTCAGCGCCGCACTCCGAGCTGCGGTTCACGCATGCCATCCTGGGCGAATCGATGCGGCAACATGTTTCGGTCTCGCGGAGCCTGCAGCTGCGGCAGAAGCTTGATGCCCACCTGGACGCCGCGGCCGCAAGCGCCGAGGGCAGGCTGCGGCTGGTCGAATGGTCGCTCGAATGCGGCATGGAGGTGTCAGACCAGGACCTGCTGGACGCAGGATTATTGGCTGCGACCACCTTCAACAACGCCGGCGCGCGCCTCATGGCCGGACACGTGCAGGCCCCGGAGCTGAAGGCCCTTGCGCTCTCAATCACCGCGAGGGCTCATTTCAACGAGGGGAAGTACCGCGAGGCCGCCGAACTCCTTGACAGTTGCTGGCTTGACCTGGCGGACCGCCCGGAGGCTCCGCAGGTACTCATGCTCAGGGCGTCATCCCACCTGGCGCTGGGAAAGCCCATGCCGGTGCTCAGGGCTGAATCGCGCCGTCTGCTTGAGGAGGCCGGGATCGCGCCGGCCGACGCTTGGCAGGACAGGATCCTTGGCCTGCTGGAGATGGCCGCCGCCGGCGACCATGAAGGCATCAGGGGGGTCATCGACGAGCTGGGAACCACGGAGCCCGGCAATGCCTCGAGCGTCGAAGCAACACAGCACGCCGTGGCGCAGGCCCTGCTTGCCCAGGCTCTGGTTGCTGCCGGCCGGTCACACCAGGCACACGCCGCCGCGGCCGCCGCCGGCCCCTTCCTGCCCGCGCTCAGCGGCGGCCTCTATTTCTTCAACGAATTTGTCCTGACCCGGCTGGCGCTCAGCACCCTCGCCGCCGGCAACTGGGAATCTGCCGAACACGAACTGTCCGGATACCCGGCTGAGCGCACCGAGGGCGCTTCGACCTTCGGCGGCGGTATCCAGGCACTGCGGGGCCTTGGGCTGCTGCGGCAGGGGCAGCTGGAGCGCGCCTACCAGGTCCTCCTGCCCGCGGTCGAGGCGCTGCGGGTCAATGATCCGCTGCAGGAATTCAGGTTCGGCTCGTCGCTTGCCTTCTACGCCGCAGCACGGCTGGGCGACACCGTCCAGGCGAAGCGGCTCGAACAGGACTTTATTTCGGCCAGGCACGCCAGCGGACCCGGTTGTGATGCAGTCGCGGAAGCCTATGCGGCCGCCGCGGCTGAATACCTTGACCGGAAGGGCAGCGGGCTGGACAGGCTCCGTGAGCTTGCGGGGTCCGAGTCCGTTACAGACCATCCAGGAACCAGGATGGAGTGCCTCATCCTTTGCTCCGATCTTGGCGAGCGGTCGGTGGCGCAGGAACTCGCCGCCCTCGCCGCCACCGTTGAAGGCCGGTGGGCTGCCGGCTGGCGGCAGCTGGCCCAGGCCTGGGCCTCGGAAAACGCCGATGTCCTGATGGACACAGCCGCCGCCCTGGAGGAGGCGGGCCTGCTGAACCTGGCGCGCGAGGCGTACGCCAGGGCAGGTGCCCTGCTGGACGAGGCAGGGGAGCGGCGACGCGCCCGCCAGGCGATCGCGCACCGGGAGAAGTGCGACCAGGAGCTCGGCGAGCGGTTCCGGGAGAGCCCGTTCGTGGCCTCCGTCCCCAGTGTCCACCTGACCCGCCGCGAGCGGGACATCGTGGAGCTGGCCGTGCAGGGCCTCTCCGACCGCGAGATCGCCCAGCAGCTGATGGTGTCCGTGCGGACCGTCGAGGGGCATCTGTACCGCAGCTACGTCAAGCTTGGCGTCCGCCGGCGCGACGAGCTCGCGCTCGCCCTTCCGAAGAAGTAGTCCTCCGAAGAAGTAGCCCTTCCAAAGAAGCAGCGCTTCCCCTCAAAATGATTTTTTCTGGCCCGCCGGGCAAATTCCGCGCGGTTGCGCGGCGGACATCGCCACCTGCGGGAACCAGTAGTTAAGTACTCAGAAAAACGAGTACATGATACTGGTGCCGCGGGCGCCGGTACGCGATTAACTAATAGTGGCAGCGGAAGCAGGGCTGATCTCCCCCCCCCCCGAAGCTGCCACCAGCTTTCCAGGTCTCGCACCAGATTTCCGGCCCCTCGGGTCCGGGTAAGGCGGGGCCGGCGACGTCAGAGCCTTCTGAGACCGAGGCTCTCCCCCCAGCCGTCGCCGGTCCTTATAACTAACAGTTGAATAGTACGCCGGAGCATCGGCATCGCAGGGAGCGGCCCGCACAGACGAGGGCCGCCCTTAGTGTGTATGGGCTCCGGGAGTGCATCGCCGGCCCGTGCTGCCGGCAAAGGTGCTGTGGGACAATTGAGAGGTACCTCAAGGCACCCAAGGAGTCCCATTGGCCGTAGTATCAACGCCAACCACGCTGACGCGTGCCCTTTCTGCGATGGACAATGCCGAGGTCCTGCGGATCCGCAACGATTTTCCCGTGCTGAACCAGACGGTCCACGGCCGCCCGCTCATTTATCTTGATTCCGGCGCCACGTCGCAGAATCCCGCTGAGCGTGATCGAGGCGGAACAGGAATTCTACGAGCAGCGGAACGCTGCAGTGCACCGCGGCGCCCACCACCTAGCCGTCGAAGCCACCGAGGTGTTCGAGGACGC
This window harbors:
- a CDS encoding LuxR family transcriptional regulator, whose product is MICLASSNSSPSNSASTNHSSHGVASNGRGAKAASELRQLTGRREAIEHVCTVIRSRASQAVYLMAGPGVGKTSVTDAVREKLAAEMTVLRVHGSASLAKVPYGVLAPYTSGLAPEEADSPVAVLRAVWAHFQELRGSSDLKGGSETPVLLVVDDAHHLDEATASMVVDMTSAGWATVLAAGRPRPGLPQALNQLWYDGLAERIDLRPLNGEQVREVVEHTLQGTVPVSTVQSLWSASGGNPLLLDCLLGDATASGTLVQRNGIWVLLGPLPADGPRLSDLVVKDLLRRTPEEQDALKVIALAEPVSRGLVEDVCGAGIVRSLLDNQVVSESSAPHSELRFTHAILGESMRQHVSVSRSLQLRQKLDAHLDAAAASAEGRLRLVEWSLECGMEVSDQDLLDAGLLAATTFNNAGARLMAGHVQAPELKALALSITARAHFNEGKYREAAELLDSCWLDLADRPEAPQVLMLRASSHLALGKPMPVLRAESRRLLEEAGIAPADAWQDRILGLLEMAAAGDHEGIRGVIDELGTTEPGNASSVEATQHAVAQALLAQALVAAGRSHQAHAAAAAAGPFLPALSGGLYFFNEFVLTRLALSTLAAGNWESAEHELSGYPAERTEGASTFGGGIQALRGLGLLRQGQLERAYQVLLPAVEALRVNDPLQEFRFGSSLAFYAAARLGDTVQAKRLEQDFISARHASGPGCDAVAEAYAAAAAEYLDRKGSGLDRLRELAGSESVTDHPGTRMECLILCSDLGERSVAQELAALAATVEGRWAAGWRQLAQAWASENADVLMDTAAALEEAGLLNLAREAYARAGALLDEAGERRRARQAIAHREKCDQELGERFRESPFVASVPSVHLTRRERDIVELAVQGLSDREIAQQLMVSVRTVEGHLYRSYVKLGVRRRDELALALPKK